The Anastrepha ludens isolate Willacy chromosome 2, idAnaLude1.1, whole genome shotgun sequence genome contains a region encoding:
- the LOC128871660 gene encoding TBC1 domain family member 1 isoform X4 — protein MMAELMHQMRDPAHTLGGSVGSIPQTFVANSSGNDMSMQRALTGSGNGIHTTPATNLKLSESVRNAQHDASPNIVSSKMKSSKSYTHGLSNSAGTVHIPTSTSAQSNLSLLADISPNHTHFFEVMYVGKIRVSHKRVPFSFIDDALPKFKAYDAQRTRLMQLTATASPSTVGASAQLATNRKLSLNVECMSANGNANANANANISAITFDLKSTSLKESDAETTETEAETEAETEAATETEADVKQQDAASRKNVETAILEFTGQKSVADEDVTQVAEDEQKMANKENKSPKRLLRGISQTELLVKKDGTVKVEKEVNSAELPVAPNVIINKHPSPPRQAQEETKELAHQKEETTAAATQQQPTIPQQPAYATLDTIPKQRDRSASYGCIPPYVEQNRTMVFLVGRCDLRLISPDRKQVLLYKDFKDVASCAQGQKNPDHFGIICREVHNDGYIGYVFKCQSDHVCDDIVAAISQAFVTCAEQKKKEATQIFSCEHCPMLWYHKLCTDIEGLSEKKTQAMVFRRIESLTDDEQDMIWAKYYGSEKTSSPLAEQNQFLMMLLRAHCESRQQRHVHDTAENRSEFLNQYLGGSTIFMKAKRSLTNSFDHLLKRKASKDDIGVPHGLRDHQVRENSAEPQPVVSRSGNETPPEGFRSRSNTIGSASPSKPNAEHLKSPMMDIFIKVGNSPKESEAHKASWRHAILNSVVTPSKGMDGDAQNEFMSPMRITKRIRGKRTREELRDLWKTAIRQTILLNRMETENAMLQARQNENELKRIKLDYEEIVPCDKQLIERWEQIIERDSMKISNKKDPKVLAQAIKCGVPRSKRGDVWTFLADQHSMNTAPVDTKKFPNFNTPYHTLLKNLTEHQHAIFIDLGRTFPNHKFYKDPLGVGQLSLFNLLKAYSILDPELGYCQGLGFICGILLLHCDEADAFQLLKHLMFRRQMRTKYLPDMKKFQLQLYQLSRLVKDHLPELYIWLDQNDVSPTLYAAPWILTVFSSQFPLGFVARVFDLLFLESSEVIFKFAIALLTVHKDELLARDNFEEIMDYLKTVVPKMESNTMEKIMKLVFTLDVSKQLTEYNVEYNVLQEEISTANHHLEMLNREKTRNMHLEQHLQFAQSSIAQIEKTRFSQQTQITSLQTQVQSLELTIQTLGHFIAQLTEQNVELELPGDVRRILQQLDDLERQRRKPHFTERKIGKSVSVNSHLGFPLKVLEELNEKEEHGSPQKKKEKTPFFEHTYEQLRQQRNLQQQQQGGQTSPTAQTAMQQRKLLSSASSSLDEGQDQHKQQPHTQQQQQRPNRLLDSPDKQSKLTELKLPDQLEQLLSSANMRSPIEVDSGVGTPLSPPSTSSNSSSSGLSTASSGGGGSLFSRMGYKNTPTALSPLSNRQPLYGAGSGATASSTTKVIGGGSGSGVGKVVPPVSIILPTEQPQWGAENAEMHPLSMVGEVNVRFNGTTQLKSIRPVHHMRPMSTVAAGVAAATATALQQTGGVDENSSSDSNIQAPNAAATNVLS, from the exons atg ATGGCCGAGTTAATGCATCAAATGCGTGATCCGGCGCACACGCTTGGCGGCTCTGTAGGCAGCATACCACAGACGTTCGTCGCCAATAGCAGCGGCAATGATATGTCCATGCAACGCGCACTCACCGGCAGCGGCAACGGCATACACACCACGCCGGCCACCAATCTCAAACTCAGCGAATCCGTACGCAATGCTCAACACGATGCTAGTCCCAATATCGTCTCATCAAAGATGAAGTCATCTAAATCGTATACGCATGGCTTAAGCAATTCAGCGGGCACA GTGCACATTCCAACGTCTACCTCCGCGCAGAGCAATCTATCGCTGCTAGCCGATATCTCGCCCAATCACACGCACTTCTTCGAAGTTATGTATGTGGGTAAAATTCGTGTCTCACACAAGCGTGTGCCCTTCTCGTTCATCGATGATGCCTTGCCCAAGTTCAAGGCGTACGATGCACAACGCACGCGTCTAATGCAATTGACCGCCACCGCTTCGCCCTCAACTGTGGGCGCATCGGCACAACTTGCAACAAATCGGAAACTTTCATTGAATGTAGAGTGCATGAGCGCCAATGGCAACGCCAACGCCAATGCCAATGCCAATATTAGCGCAATAACTTTTGACCTTAAAAGTACTTCGCTCAAAGAGAGTGATGCAGAAACCACAGAAACGGAGGCAGAGACAGAGGCGGAGACGGAGGCAGCTACGGAGACAGAAGCGGATGTGAAACAGCAGGATGCGGCATCCCGAAAAAATGTGGAAACGGCAATTCTAGAGTTTACGGGGCAGAAAAGCGTTGCAGACGAAGATGTTACACAAGTGGCAGAGGATGAGCAAAAAATGGCGAACAAAGAGAATAAATCACCGAAACGATTATTGCGCGGCATTAGTCAGACAGAACTTCTCGTGAAGAAAGA TGGCACGGTCAAGGTTGAAAAGGAGGTCAACTCAGCTGAGCTGCCAGTTGCACCGAATGTTATAATCAACAAACATCCATCACCGCCACGTCAAGCGCAGGAGGAAACAAAGGAGCTGGCCCACCAAAAGGaagaaacgacagcagcagcaacacaacaacaacccaCAATACCACAACAGCCAGCCTATGCAACGCTCGATAC CATCCCTAAACAACGTGATCGCTCCGCTTCCTATGGCTGCATTCCACCTTATGTAGAACAGAATCGCACCATGGTCTTCCTGGTGGGCCGCTGCGATTTGCGTCTCATCTCACCAGATCGCAAACAAGTGTTGCTCTACAAAGACTTCAAGGATGTTGCTAGCTGTGCGCAAGGTCAAAAGAACCCCGATCACTTCGGCATCATCTGTCGTGAGGTGCACAATGATGGCTACATTGGTTATGTCTTCAAATGTCAGTCGGATCACGTATGCGACGATATAGTGGCGGCCATATCGCAGGCGTTCGTCACATGCGCCGAACAAAAGAAGAAGGAGGCTACACAGATCTTCTCGTGTGAGCACTGCCCCATGTTGTGGTACCACAAACTGTGCACCGACATTGAGGGTTTGAGTGAGAAGAAGACACAAGCAATGGTATTTCGTCGCATAGAATCGCTAACCGATGACGAGCAGGACATGATTTGGGCCAAGTACTATGGATCGGAGAAGACAAGCTCACCACTGGCggaacaaaatcaatttttaatgaTGTTATTACGCGCGCATTGCGAGTCGCGTCAGCAGCGGCACGTACACGACACAGCTGAAAATCGTTCGGAATTTCTGAATCAATACTTAGGCGGTAGCACAATTTTCATGAAAGCTAAGCGTTCGCTCACCAACTCATTTGATCACCTGTTGAAGCGCAAGGCATCAAAGGATGATATTGGTGTGCCGCATGGCCTGCGCGATCACCAAGTACGTGAGAATTCTGCCGAACCCCAACCGGTGGTTAGTCGGAGCGGCAATGAGACTCCACCGGAGGGATTCCGTTCGCGTTCGAATACAATTGGCAGTGCGAGTCCGAGCAAGCCTAACGCGGAGCACTTAAAGAGTCCCATGATGGatat atttattaagGTTGGCAACAGTCCGAAAGAATCGGAGGCACATAAGGCTTCATGGCGCCATGCGATTTTAAATAGTGTGGTGACACCATCAAAGGGCATGGATGGCGATGCGCAGAATGAATTTATGTCCCCGATGAGGATTACCA AACGCATTCGAGGCAAGCGAACTCGGGAAGAACTGCGCGATCTTTGGAAGACCGCTATTCGTCAGACTATCCTGTTGAATCGCATGGAAACCGAGAATGCCATGTTGCAGGCGCGTCAAAATGAAAATGAGCTCAAACGTATCAAACTCGACTACGAAGAGATCGTCCCATGTGACAAGCAACTAATCGAGCGCTGGGAGCAGATCATTGAGCGCGACTCCATGAAGATAAGCAATAAGAAAGATCCTAAAGTGTTGGCTCAAGCGATTAAATGTGGCGTACCACGTTCGAAACGGGGCGATGTTTGGACCTTTCTCGCCGATCAGCATTCCATGAATACAGCGCCAGTAGACACAAAGAAATTCCCCAATTTCAACACCCCCTATCATACATTGCTGAAGAATCTCACCGAACATCAGCATGCCATCTTCATAGATCTGGGACGCACCTTCCCCAATCACAAGTTTTACAAAGATCCACTAGGGGTAGGACAATTGTCGCTATTCAATCTGCTAAAAGCGTATTCTATACTCGATCCAGAGCTTGGCTATTGCCAGGGTTTGGGTTTCATATGTGGCATATTGTTGTTGCAT tgtGATGAGGCAGATGCTTTCCAATTGCTCAAACATCTCATGTTCCGACGTCAGATGCGTACCAAATATTTGCCAGATATGAAAAAATTCCAACTGCAACTTTACCAGCTTTCACGTCTCGTCAAAGATCATCTACCAGAACTGTATATCTGGCTGGATCAGAACGATGTATCGCCAACATTATATGCCGCACCTTGGATTCTCACTGTTTTCAGCTCACAATTTCCTTTGGGTTTTGTGGCACGCGTTTTCGATTTGTTATTCCTCGAGTCATCGGAAGTGATTTTCAAATTCGCTATCGCTTTGCTGACTGTACACAAAGATGAGTTGCTGGCACGTGATAACTTTGAGGAAATTATGGATTATTTGAAAACAGTGGTACCGAAAATGGAATCTAATACAATGGAGAAAATTATGAAGTTG GTATTCACTTTGGACGTCAGTAAGCAATTAACGGAATATAATGTGGAATACAATGTGTTGCAAGAAGAGATCTCAACAGCCAACCACCATTTGGAGATGTTGAATAGAGAAAAAACACGGAATATGCATCTGGAACAGCATCTGCAG TTCGCTCAATCGTCGATCGCACAGATCGAAAAGACACGCTTCTCCCAACAGACCCAAATCACATCGCTGCAAACGCAGGTGCAATCGCTCGAACTGACCATACAAACACTCGGTCACTTCATCGCTCAGTTGACTGAACAAAACGTGGAACTGGAATTGCCCGGCGATGTACGTCGCATTCTGCAACAATTAGACGATTTGGAACGTCAACGTCGCAAACCACATTTCACTGAACGCAAAATCGGTAAATCCGTATCGGTCAACAGTCACTTGGGGTTTCCACTAAAGGTGTTAGAAGAGTTGAACGAAAAAGAAGAACATGGTTCGCCAcaaaagaagaaggagaagacacctttttttgaacacacctacGAACAACTGCGACAGCAACGCaacctacaacaacaacaacaaggcggTCAAACATCACCAACAGCACAAACAGCGATGCAGCAACGTAAATTACTGAGTAGTGCTAGCAGTTCGTTGGATGAAGGTCAAGATCAACATAAACAACAACCACACacccagcagcagcaacaacggcCAAATCGACTACTAGACTCGCCGGACAAGCAAAGTAAGCTGACCGAACTCAAGTTGCCCGATCAGCTGGAGCAACTGCTAAGCTCTGCCAACATGCGCAGTCCCATAGAGGTGGACAGCGGCGTAGGTACGCCACTCAGTCCGCCCAGCACGAGCAGCAATAGCAGTAGTAGCGGCCTCAGCACAGCCTCTAGCGGTGGCGGTGGCAGTCTTTTCAGTCGCATGGGTTATAAAAATACACCGACGGCGCTTTCGCCGCTTAGCAACCGGCAGCCATTATATGGTGCGGGAAGTGGGGCAACAGCAAGCAGCACAACAAAAGTAATAGGTGGCGGCAGCGGCAGTGGTGTCGGCAAAGTGGTGCCACCTGTATCTATTATTTTGCCCACTGAGCAACCACAATGGGGTGCGGAAAATGCGGAGATGCATCCACTCAGCATGGTCGGTGAGGTAAATGTGCGTTTTAATGGTACTACCCAACTGAAATCAATACGACCCGTGCATCACATGCGCCCCATGAGTACTGTAGCAGCAGGAGTGGCTGCAGCAACTGCCACAGCGCTGCAACAAACGGGTGGTGTTGATGAAAACAGCAGCAGTGACAGTAACATTCAGGCGCCAAATGCAGCTGCGACGAATGTACTCAGCTAA
- the LOC128871660 gene encoding uncharacterized protein LOC128871660 isoform X3 — MFTVPCHRDTILTTSLSDASALNKSRTMAELMHQMRDPAHTLGGSVGSIPQTFVANSSGNDMSMQRALTGSGNGIHTTPATNLKLSESVRNAQHDASPNIVSSKMKSSKSYTHGLSNSAGTVHIPTSTSAQSNLSLLADISPNHTHFFEVMYVGKIRVSHKRVPFSFIDDALPKFKAYDAQRTRLMQLTATASPSTVGASAQLATNRKLSLNVECMSANGNANANANANISAITFDLKSTSLKESDAETTETEAETEAETEAATETEADVKQQDAASRKNVETAILEFTGQKSVADEDVTQVAEDEQKMANKENKSPKRLLRGISQTELLVKKDGTVKVEKEVNSAELPVAPNVIINKHPSPPRQAQEETKELAHQKEETTAAATQQQPTIPQQPAYATLDTIPKQRDRSASYGCIPPYVEQNRTMVFLVGRCDLRLISPDRKQVLLYKDFKDVASCAQGQKNPDHFGIICREVHNDGYIGYVFKCQSDHVCDDIVAAISQAFVTCAEQKKKEATQIFSCEHCPMLWYHKLCTDIEGLSEKKTQAMVFRRIESLTDDEQDMIWAKYYGSEKTSSPLAEQNQFLMMLLRAHCESRQQRHVHDTAENRSEFLNQYLGGSTIFMKAKRSLTNSFDHLLKRKASKDDIGVPHGLRDHQVRENSAEPQPVVSRSGNETPPEGFRSRSNTIGSASPSKPNAEHLKSPMMDIFIKVGNSPKESEAHKASWRHAILNSVVTPSKGMDGDAQNEFMSPMRITKRIRGKRTREELRDLWKTAIRQTILLNRMETENAMLQARQNENELKRIKLDYEEIVPCDKQLIERWEQIIERDSMKISNKKDPKVLAQAIKCGVPRSKRGDVWTFLADQHSMNTAPVDTKKFPNFNTPYHTLLKNLTEHQHAIFIDLGRTFPNHKFYKDPLGVGQLSLFNLLKAYSILDPELGYCQGLGFICGILLLHCDEADAFQLLKHLMFRRQMRTKYLPDMKKFQLQLYQLSRLVKDHLPELYIWLDQNDVSPTLYAAPWILTVFSSQFPLGFVARVFDLLFLESSEVIFKFAIALLTVHKDELLARDNFEEIMDYLKTVVPKMESNTMEKIMKLVFTLDVSKQLTEYNVEYNVLQEEISTANHHLEMLNREKTRNMHLEQHLQFAQSSIAQIEKTRFSQQTQITSLQTQVQSLELTIQTLGHFIAQLTEQNVELELPGDVRRILQQLDDLERQRRKPHFTERKIGKSVSVNSHLGFPLKVLEELNEKEEHGSPQKKKEKTPFFEHTYEQLRQQRNLQQQQQGGQTSPTAQTAMQQRKLLSSASSSLDEGQDQHKQQPHTQQQQQRPNRLLDSPDKQSKLTELKLPDQLEQLLSSANMRSPIEVDSGVGTPLSPPSTSSNSSSSGLSTASSGGGGSLFSRMGYKNTPTALSPLSNRQPLYGAGSGATASSTTKVIGGGSGSGVGKVVPPVSIILPTEQPQWGAENAEMHPLSMVGEVNVRFNGTTQLKSIRPVHHMRPMSTVAAGVAAATATALQQTGGVDENSSSDSNIQAPNAAATNVLS, encoded by the exons ATGTTCACGGTGCCTTGTCATCGTGACACGATTCTCACCACATCGCTCAGCGATGCCTCAGCATTGAACAAAAGCCGTACC ATGGCCGAGTTAATGCATCAAATGCGTGATCCGGCGCACACGCTTGGCGGCTCTGTAGGCAGCATACCACAGACGTTCGTCGCCAATAGCAGCGGCAATGATATGTCCATGCAACGCGCACTCACCGGCAGCGGCAACGGCATACACACCACGCCGGCCACCAATCTCAAACTCAGCGAATCCGTACGCAATGCTCAACACGATGCTAGTCCCAATATCGTCTCATCAAAGATGAAGTCATCTAAATCGTATACGCATGGCTTAAGCAATTCAGCGGGCACA GTGCACATTCCAACGTCTACCTCCGCGCAGAGCAATCTATCGCTGCTAGCCGATATCTCGCCCAATCACACGCACTTCTTCGAAGTTATGTATGTGGGTAAAATTCGTGTCTCACACAAGCGTGTGCCCTTCTCGTTCATCGATGATGCCTTGCCCAAGTTCAAGGCGTACGATGCACAACGCACGCGTCTAATGCAATTGACCGCCACCGCTTCGCCCTCAACTGTGGGCGCATCGGCACAACTTGCAACAAATCGGAAACTTTCATTGAATGTAGAGTGCATGAGCGCCAATGGCAACGCCAACGCCAATGCCAATGCCAATATTAGCGCAATAACTTTTGACCTTAAAAGTACTTCGCTCAAAGAGAGTGATGCAGAAACCACAGAAACGGAGGCAGAGACAGAGGCGGAGACGGAGGCAGCTACGGAGACAGAAGCGGATGTGAAACAGCAGGATGCGGCATCCCGAAAAAATGTGGAAACGGCAATTCTAGAGTTTACGGGGCAGAAAAGCGTTGCAGACGAAGATGTTACACAAGTGGCAGAGGATGAGCAAAAAATGGCGAACAAAGAGAATAAATCACCGAAACGATTATTGCGCGGCATTAGTCAGACAGAACTTCTCGTGAAGAAAGA TGGCACGGTCAAGGTTGAAAAGGAGGTCAACTCAGCTGAGCTGCCAGTTGCACCGAATGTTATAATCAACAAACATCCATCACCGCCACGTCAAGCGCAGGAGGAAACAAAGGAGCTGGCCCACCAAAAGGaagaaacgacagcagcagcaacacaacaacaacccaCAATACCACAACAGCCAGCCTATGCAACGCTCGATAC CATCCCTAAACAACGTGATCGCTCCGCTTCCTATGGCTGCATTCCACCTTATGTAGAACAGAATCGCACCATGGTCTTCCTGGTGGGCCGCTGCGATTTGCGTCTCATCTCACCAGATCGCAAACAAGTGTTGCTCTACAAAGACTTCAAGGATGTTGCTAGCTGTGCGCAAGGTCAAAAGAACCCCGATCACTTCGGCATCATCTGTCGTGAGGTGCACAATGATGGCTACATTGGTTATGTCTTCAAATGTCAGTCGGATCACGTATGCGACGATATAGTGGCGGCCATATCGCAGGCGTTCGTCACATGCGCCGAACAAAAGAAGAAGGAGGCTACACAGATCTTCTCGTGTGAGCACTGCCCCATGTTGTGGTACCACAAACTGTGCACCGACATTGAGGGTTTGAGTGAGAAGAAGACACAAGCAATGGTATTTCGTCGCATAGAATCGCTAACCGATGACGAGCAGGACATGATTTGGGCCAAGTACTATGGATCGGAGAAGACAAGCTCACCACTGGCggaacaaaatcaatttttaatgaTGTTATTACGCGCGCATTGCGAGTCGCGTCAGCAGCGGCACGTACACGACACAGCTGAAAATCGTTCGGAATTTCTGAATCAATACTTAGGCGGTAGCACAATTTTCATGAAAGCTAAGCGTTCGCTCACCAACTCATTTGATCACCTGTTGAAGCGCAAGGCATCAAAGGATGATATTGGTGTGCCGCATGGCCTGCGCGATCACCAAGTACGTGAGAATTCTGCCGAACCCCAACCGGTGGTTAGTCGGAGCGGCAATGAGACTCCACCGGAGGGATTCCGTTCGCGTTCGAATACAATTGGCAGTGCGAGTCCGAGCAAGCCTAACGCGGAGCACTTAAAGAGTCCCATGATGGatat atttattaagGTTGGCAACAGTCCGAAAGAATCGGAGGCACATAAGGCTTCATGGCGCCATGCGATTTTAAATAGTGTGGTGACACCATCAAAGGGCATGGATGGCGATGCGCAGAATGAATTTATGTCCCCGATGAGGATTACCA AACGCATTCGAGGCAAGCGAACTCGGGAAGAACTGCGCGATCTTTGGAAGACCGCTATTCGTCAGACTATCCTGTTGAATCGCATGGAAACCGAGAATGCCATGTTGCAGGCGCGTCAAAATGAAAATGAGCTCAAACGTATCAAACTCGACTACGAAGAGATCGTCCCATGTGACAAGCAACTAATCGAGCGCTGGGAGCAGATCATTGAGCGCGACTCCATGAAGATAAGCAATAAGAAAGATCCTAAAGTGTTGGCTCAAGCGATTAAATGTGGCGTACCACGTTCGAAACGGGGCGATGTTTGGACCTTTCTCGCCGATCAGCATTCCATGAATACAGCGCCAGTAGACACAAAGAAATTCCCCAATTTCAACACCCCCTATCATACATTGCTGAAGAATCTCACCGAACATCAGCATGCCATCTTCATAGATCTGGGACGCACCTTCCCCAATCACAAGTTTTACAAAGATCCACTAGGGGTAGGACAATTGTCGCTATTCAATCTGCTAAAAGCGTATTCTATACTCGATCCAGAGCTTGGCTATTGCCAGGGTTTGGGTTTCATATGTGGCATATTGTTGTTGCAT tgtGATGAGGCAGATGCTTTCCAATTGCTCAAACATCTCATGTTCCGACGTCAGATGCGTACCAAATATTTGCCAGATATGAAAAAATTCCAACTGCAACTTTACCAGCTTTCACGTCTCGTCAAAGATCATCTACCAGAACTGTATATCTGGCTGGATCAGAACGATGTATCGCCAACATTATATGCCGCACCTTGGATTCTCACTGTTTTCAGCTCACAATTTCCTTTGGGTTTTGTGGCACGCGTTTTCGATTTGTTATTCCTCGAGTCATCGGAAGTGATTTTCAAATTCGCTATCGCTTTGCTGACTGTACACAAAGATGAGTTGCTGGCACGTGATAACTTTGAGGAAATTATGGATTATTTGAAAACAGTGGTACCGAAAATGGAATCTAATACAATGGAGAAAATTATGAAGTTG GTATTCACTTTGGACGTCAGTAAGCAATTAACGGAATATAATGTGGAATACAATGTGTTGCAAGAAGAGATCTCAACAGCCAACCACCATTTGGAGATGTTGAATAGAGAAAAAACACGGAATATGCATCTGGAACAGCATCTGCAG TTCGCTCAATCGTCGATCGCACAGATCGAAAAGACACGCTTCTCCCAACAGACCCAAATCACATCGCTGCAAACGCAGGTGCAATCGCTCGAACTGACCATACAAACACTCGGTCACTTCATCGCTCAGTTGACTGAACAAAACGTGGAACTGGAATTGCCCGGCGATGTACGTCGCATTCTGCAACAATTAGACGATTTGGAACGTCAACGTCGCAAACCACATTTCACTGAACGCAAAATCGGTAAATCCGTATCGGTCAACAGTCACTTGGGGTTTCCACTAAAGGTGTTAGAAGAGTTGAACGAAAAAGAAGAACATGGTTCGCCAcaaaagaagaaggagaagacacctttttttgaacacacctacGAACAACTGCGACAGCAACGCaacctacaacaacaacaacaaggcggTCAAACATCACCAACAGCACAAACAGCGATGCAGCAACGTAAATTACTGAGTAGTGCTAGCAGTTCGTTGGATGAAGGTCAAGATCAACATAAACAACAACCACACacccagcagcagcaacaacggcCAAATCGACTACTAGACTCGCCGGACAAGCAAAGTAAGCTGACCGAACTCAAGTTGCCCGATCAGCTGGAGCAACTGCTAAGCTCTGCCAACATGCGCAGTCCCATAGAGGTGGACAGCGGCGTAGGTACGCCACTCAGTCCGCCCAGCACGAGCAGCAATAGCAGTAGTAGCGGCCTCAGCACAGCCTCTAGCGGTGGCGGTGGCAGTCTTTTCAGTCGCATGGGTTATAAAAATACACCGACGGCGCTTTCGCCGCTTAGCAACCGGCAGCCATTATATGGTGCGGGAAGTGGGGCAACAGCAAGCAGCACAACAAAAGTAATAGGTGGCGGCAGCGGCAGTGGTGTCGGCAAAGTGGTGCCACCTGTATCTATTATTTTGCCCACTGAGCAACCACAATGGGGTGCGGAAAATGCGGAGATGCATCCACTCAGCATGGTCGGTGAGGTAAATGTGCGTTTTAATGGTACTACCCAACTGAAATCAATACGACCCGTGCATCACATGCGCCCCATGAGTACTGTAGCAGCAGGAGTGGCTGCAGCAACTGCCACAGCGCTGCAACAAACGGGTGGTGTTGATGAAAACAGCAGCAGTGACAGTAACATTCAGGCGCCAAATGCAGCTGCGACGAATGTACTCAGCTAA